The DNA sequence TGTACGCAAGCACCATTGTTTGTATGTCGTAATATCGTTCGTCTAACTTTTTTAACTCAAGTAGAGAAGCGTAAGCGACAGTGTCCTTACCCAAGTGGAACCAGTATACACTCTTGTTAAAAAGCGCATCCCCTTTTAAATACGGTTTATAACCCGCAGGGTCAAAGGCAGCAAGCGCCTTGTCCGCATACGCAATTGCCTTCGTACAATCTTGGTTCCCGTAAAACGCACAGGCGGATAGTCGATTGTATGTCATGGGAAGCACGTTCAGCTTAGGATCGATCGGCTTAACACGTTGTGCCGAATCGACAACTTCTAGTAATGCGGCATAAGCCTGTTTCCATTGCTGCTGCCGGCACAATAGGGAGGCAAACGCCAACTGCAGCCTCATTTGTAAACTCTCATCTTCTAGCACGTCGTCGTCTTGTTCGAGCTCGGCGATCATTTTTTCCGCACGATCATAGAGACCGTTTTCGATCAAATGTTCAATTAAAGATAATCGCTCTTCGAGAAAAGACCGTCTGTTGTCTTCAGAAGCGATCATCTTTAGTAGCGTGTCATCATCCAGCTTAAGCGCACCTTTTAAATATTGGACTTTGTCGTTGTTTATATGGTGTACAATCCCCCTTTCGATGTTACTAATGGCAGGGATTGAGATCGTGTCATCAGCTAAATCACTCAACGTTAAGCCGAGTTCCTTCCTACGCTTCCGCAAGATACTACCTAATTCGATGCTATTTATTTTCTTCACCTCTAAACTCCCCCTCAAAACGGATGATATACAGTGCATTCGGCTTATATCAAAAAAAGTCCTGCCTATATTCCGAAAAAACCTTATCTACATGTTCATCATAAGCGTTAG is a window from the Numidum massiliense genome containing:
- a CDS encoding helix-turn-helix domain-containing protein — its product is MKKINSIELGSILRKRRKELGLTLSDLADDTISIPAISNIERGIVHHINNDKVQYLKGALKLDDDTLLKMIASEDNRRSFLEERLSLIEHLIENGLYDRAEKMIAELEQDDDVLEDESLQMRLQLAFASLLCRQQQWKQAYAALLEVVDSAQRVKPIDPKLNVLPMTYNRLSACAFYGNQDCTKAIAYADKALAAFDPAGYKPYLKGDALFNKSVYWFHLGKDTVAYASLLELKKLDERYYDIQTMVLAYNLEGTILKRQGVYNDAVGAFKQALELCRHDRELASQVYLNLGYTYLAMSKGDEATCAEAALAFDIVHDICHLTRNERRQALAYLALGELSLAREHWAAAKQQLDSALRLQDALTTFKDRLQLLLFQARVERHTDSSGLVETCEQGVNLAYEHDLYSQAKEFYHLLIDYYHTIGDKEKHYETMKALLQLESSMRGGFYH